The Actinomycetota bacterium genomic sequence TGATGGAAGACTACTCAGGACACATTTCTGGTGTTGGTATGTATGTAAATCAGATAGATGAAAAAATTGTTGTAGTTAAACCAATAGAGAATACACCAGCTTATAGAGCAGGAATTAAAGCTGATGATGTAATAATAAGTGTAGATGGACAATCAATTGAGAGTAAAAACATTGATGAAGTAATAGCACTAATTAGAGGTAAAGCTGGTACAAAAGTTACTATAATTTTCTTTAGACCTGAGACAAATAAAAAATTTACTAAAGAGCTTATAAGAGAAGAAATAGAAATTCCTAATTTAATAATTGAAATCCTAAATAACAAAATAGGGTATGTTAGATATATTCGATTTATTGAAGGAGGAGCAAATAGATTAAAAAATGAACTAGAGAAATTATCTGATCAAGGTATAGAAGCACTAATTTTAGATTTACGTGGAAATACTGGTGGTCTTCTTTCAGATGCAGTTAATTTAGGTCAACTTTTCATTAACAGAGGAAATATTGTAGTAGTAAAAGAAAAAGCAGATACTATAACATATAGAGGGAAAGATACACCATATGCTCAATTTCCTTTAGTAATTATAGTAGATAAGTATTCAGCTTCTGCCTCGGAAATACTTGCAGGCGCACTACAGGATCATAATAGAGCCAAATTAGTTGGAAATACCACTTTTGGAAAAGGTACAGTTCAACAGATTTTTTCTCTTCCAGATAGTTCAGGCATAAAATTTACTACAGCAAATTATTTCCTTCCAACTGATAGAAGTATTGAAGAAATAGGAATTACACCGGATATCATTATAAATGATGATGATAAAACTGAGGAAGATGAACAATTAGAAGCAGCAAAAAAGATAGCATTAGAAATCATTGAAGAAAATAAGACTTCTCAAATTAATAAAGATGGAAAATAAAATTATAATTGCAACTAATAGAAAAGCCTATAGAAATTACATAATTGAGGAGAAATATGAAGCTGGAATGGTATTAGAAGGTTCTGAGGTAAAATCTGTTCGCAATAGAAATGTGAATTTTAAAGATAGTTATGCTACTGTAAAAAATGGTGAAGTTATATTACACAGTCTTCATATCAGTCCCTATAATAAAATTGGATATGAAAGGATAGTACCTGATAAAGACAGGAAACTTCTTCTAAATAGGAGAGAAATAAATAGAATAATGGGTAGAACAACACAAAGAGGTTATACAATAATTCCATTAAAAATATATCTTAAGGGTAAATATGTAAAAGTTGAATTAGGTTTAGCAAAAGGTAAAAAGAAGTATGATAAGAGAAGAGATATAATGAAAAGGGAGCATGAGAGGGAGAAAGAAAGAGCTTTAAAAGATTATAAAAAAGTTGTATAATTATTATGTGGGGGTGAATTGGCTTCGACGGGGAAATCGAAGCAAAAGTTGCAAGTCGAGGACCAGATCCTCGTAAGAAGCTGGAAAAACATATAAATGCAGAACCTGCATACGCACTAGCCTAAAAAGGCTACATTCTTAAAGTTTTGTCTACGGACTTTAGTGAATGCCGGTAGTAGACTATCTCACATCTTTACTTCTGAGGAAGATGGGAGTGAAAAGATACTCGGAATAGCAGTTGGTTATGTATTTCTGTATATAAACCAAATAGCGAATTTTAATACAGAATAAACTTGTAGATACTTCTGATAGATTTCTTCGGACCCGGGTTCAATTCCCGGCACCTCCACCAAATTTATATAATTTTACGAGCTCTTGAGTTGAATTAAGAGCTCTTTTTTATATAATTTTTTTTAAAATTTTAAGAAAAAATGACATTGGGTATTTAATAATAAAAAAATTAATAGTAATAAAATTATTAGTAATGATATAATCCTAACTACTTTCTTAATAACACAAAAATTGTTAGATTGTATATTTAAGGTAATTAAATTCCTATAAAAAAACTAACCTAATTGCTTTCTTAAAAATAGAAGAAGGAAGAAATATGAAAAGAATAGATGGAAGAAAAGCTAATGAACTAAGAGAAATTAAAATAAAAAGAGATTATATAGAATATGCAGAGGGTTCAGTACTAATAGAGGTTGGAAAAACTAAATTAATATGTGCAGCGAGTGTTGAAGATAAAGTACCACAATTTCTAAGGGGGAGTGGAAGTGGTTGGATAACTGCAGAATATTCAATGTTACCTCGTTCTACACCCGTAAGGACTTTTAGAGATTCTACTATTGGGAGGGTTAAAGGTAGAACACATGAAATTCAAAGATTAATTGGTCGGTCATTGAGAGCTGTTGTTGATTTAGATAAAATTGGAGATAGAACAATCTGGATAGATTGTGATGTAATTCAAGCTGATGGTGGGACAAGAACTGCAGCAATAACTGGTGCTTGTATAGCGTTATATGATTGTTTAAATAAAGTGGTTTCTCAAGGAAAGATTATTTATTTACCAATAATGGACTTTGTGGGTGCAACAAGTGTAGGATTAGTTAATGGAGAAATTCTCCTGGATCTCTGTTTTGAGGAGGATAATAAGGCACAAGCAGACATGAATGTTGTTATAACTTCAAAGGGTGAAATAGTTGAGATTCAAGTAACTGCAGAGGATAAACCTTTATCAAAAGACATATTTCAAAAAATGTTAAAAGTTGCAGAAGAAGGAATAAAAAAGATAATCGATATTCAAAGTGATTTAATAGGTAAGGATATAGATAAATTAAAAAAGTGATATAAAAAAATATTTAGATATTCATTTTAACCATCACTTTTATATAAAATTTGAGAACAAATGATATGTATACAAATAAACAAATTGAGATAGTTATTGCATCAAAAAATAGAGGTAAGATTAAAGAAATAAAATCGATTTTATCTAATAAGAATATTAGATGGCTAACCTATTTGGATTTTAAAGACTGGCCAAAAATAGAAGAATCATGTAATAGTTACGAAGAAAATGCTTTAAAGAAAGCTAAAGTAGTAACAGATTTTACTAAAAAACCGACATTAGCTGAAGATTCAGGACTTGAGATAGATTATTTGAAGGGAGAACCTGGAGTAAAATCAGCAAGACATGCTGGAGAAAACTCTACTGATTTAGAAAATATTAAGAAAGTTTTGAATCAGATGAAGGAATGTCCTTTTACAGAAAGAACAGCAAGATTTCGTTGTGTGACTGTTTTATATCTACCGAATGACAAATTTTTTATGTCGCAAGGAAAATGTGAGGGAAAAATAGATTTCTCACCATATGGTGAAAGTGGTTTTGGTTATGATCCCATTTTTGTTCCTGAAGGACATTCACATACAATGGCTCAAATAGGAATGGAAGAAAAAAATAAGATAAGTCATAGAGCAAAAGCATTAAAAAAATTATTTAGAATTATGAATATTTAATTTACAATTAGAATACAAAGAAATAGGAAATTCATTCGGGGCGTAGCGCAGTTTGGTTTAGCGCGCTTGCTTTGGGAGCAAGAGGTCGGAGGTTCAAATCCTCTCGCCCCGACCATACAAAACCTTGCAATTTTCTTTCTACTTATATCATGAATGAAGACAGAAGGTGCTCTTGAATGGTTGAGAAGAAATCTGTTTAATTTTGATTGATTCACTATAATATGTTTTTGGTATAATATATTTAACTAATGAGCGGGAGTAGCTCAGTTGGCTAGAGCGTCAGCCTTCCAAGCTGAAGGTCGCGGGTTCGAGGCCCGTTTCCCGCTCCATTTTTATTTAGTTTTAAATATGCGAATATTGTTAAAAATACTAAGGATTGTAAACAGATATCTTAAATAGTTCAAATTAAGACTTTTAATTACTTAATTATTTGCTTTTTAAATTTGCAATTACAATAATTTTTCGTCATATTATTAAAAATAAATTTGAATGATTTATTTAGTTAATATAAAATCTTAAATATTATTTTGTTATTTGTAATATATAAATTTAATTTTAAGAATTTTATAGGTATAAAATTAATAGAAAGGAGGATGGCTCTCATAAACTTCCTTAGAAAAAGGGGAAATGAGCTACATTTTTAGGATGAAAATTACAAGGAGACAAATAGAGTTTCTCTCAAAATTTTTAAAATTATGTAGTGAATCAAATAGATATATTCATTATACTGACTTGGCTAAAGAGCTTGGTGTAAGTAAATATACCGCTTATGATATGCTAAGACTTTTAGAGAGGAAAGAATTAGTTTCTCATAAGTATGTACTTGGTTATAAAAGAGGAAAAGGACGCTCAAAAGTTTTGTTTTACCCCTTTCCAAAAGCAAGAGAATTGCTCATAGAGTTATTGGGAGAAGATATTGAAAATAAGAAATGGAGAAATTTTAAAGAATTAATGCTAAAAGAAGTGGGTGAGGGGAGAAGAAAATCATATGCAAAACTTTTAAAAAGAATTTCCAAAAAAGCTGATGGAGTTAGAAGACCAATGGAATATTGCACTTATTATATGATGAGTCTATTTTTAGAAATTAAAAAAATAAAAAATGAATTTTTAAAGACTAAATTAATAAAAAATCTTAAGAAATTTAGGAAAAAAAGTAAATTGAAGATTAGTTCTCTTGCTACAATGATTTTAGGCACATTTCAGTTAGATGAAGAGCTTAATAATAATAATGAGCTTTTTTTAAATGACTTTCTAATATATGAACAATATTTAAATGAGATGAGCAGTAATAGTAGAGATGAACTTGATTCATTTGTAGATAAAATTTTTAGCAAGCTTTTTGCTTAATTTTTTTTAATTTATTTTTTTGGTTTTTTTGGAAAAATTTTAAAATGTAATTTTTATAGAAAATAAGAAAATGATGGAGGATAAATGATAGAAAGATCGGAAAAAATTAAACTTTTTTCTCAAAGATTAAAAGATGCAAAAAAAGCAAATAGATATTTCTATTTGAGGGAAATTCAAGGTCCCTCATTAGCGAGAATAATAGTTGAAGGAAAAGAGTTTATCAATTTTGCTTCTTATAGTTATTTGGGTCTTATAGAACATCCAAAGATAATGAAAGCTGCTAAGGATGCAATTGATAAGTACGGATCAGGTGCTGGTGGTGTTCGATTATTAGCAGGAACTACAACATTACATAAAAAATTGGAAGAAAAATTGGCAGAATTTAAAAAAGCAGAAGCTGCAATTACATTTAGTAGTGGTTATGTTACAAACTTATCTACTATCTCATGCTTGACTGATCCAAAAGATATTATATTAATTGATAAACTTAATCATGCAAGTATTATTGATGGTTGTATGTTATCAGGAGCACGATTTAGAACTTATAAACACAATAATATGGAACATTTAGAAAAAATATTAGAAAAGAGCAAGGACTATAATACAAAGTTGATTGTAGCTGATGCTGTTT encodes the following:
- a CDS encoding S41 family peptidase, which gives rise to MVKKISIKKVKNRIYIIILSTLIFSIITSSIGCNIKQQLFKIPEKIKEVVKIRSDINISPINDVIGSIEEEYLYDIKREELITSAFEGIIKSTDEKYPGLLSTQDKDELEKIKDKYPEDSLDSIVEIIRKLIEKKDELKSDDLIMYANESIVKSLQIKDKYAYFFYPENYKIMMEDYSGHISGVGMYVNQIDEKIVVVKPIENTPAYRAGIKADDVIISVDGQSIESKNIDEVIALIRGKAGTKVTIIFFRPETNKKFTKELIREEIEIPNLIIEILNNKIGYVRYIRFIEGGANRLKNELEKLSDQGIEALILDLRGNTGGLLSDAVNLGQLFINRGNIVVVKEKADTITYRGKDTPYAQFPLVIIVDKYSASASEILAGALQDHNRAKLVGNTTFGKGTVQQIFSLPDSSGIKFTTANYFLPTDRSIEEIGITPDIIINDDDKTEEDEQLEAAKKIALEIIEENKTSQINKDGK
- the smpB gene encoding SsrA-binding protein SmpB; translation: MENKIIIATNRKAYRNYIIEEKYEAGMVLEGSEVKSVRNRNVNFKDSYATVKNGEVILHSLHISPYNKIGYERIVPDKDRKLLLNRREINRIMGRTTQRGYTIIPLKIYLKGKYVKVELGLAKGKKKYDKRRDIMKREHEREKERALKDYKKVV
- the rph gene encoding ribonuclease PH, encoding MKRIDGRKANELREIKIKRDYIEYAEGSVLIEVGKTKLICAASVEDKVPQFLRGSGSGWITAEYSMLPRSTPVRTFRDSTIGRVKGRTHEIQRLIGRSLRAVVDLDKIGDRTIWIDCDVIQADGGTRTAAITGACIALYDCLNKVVSQGKIIYLPIMDFVGATSVGLVNGEILLDLCFEEDNKAQADMNVVITSKGEIVEIQVTAEDKPLSKDIFQKMLKVAEEGIKKIIDIQSDLIGKDIDKLKK
- the rdgB gene encoding RdgB/HAM1 family non-canonical purine NTP pyrophosphatase, translated to MYTNKQIEIVIASKNRGKIKEIKSILSNKNIRWLTYLDFKDWPKIEESCNSYEENALKKAKVVTDFTKKPTLAEDSGLEIDYLKGEPGVKSARHAGENSTDLENIKKVLNQMKECPFTERTARFRCVTVLYLPNDKFFMSQGKCEGKIDFSPYGESGFGYDPIFVPEGHSHTMAQIGMEEKNKISHRAKALKKLFRIMNI